In Terriglobales bacterium, the DNA window CCGAACCTGCGCCAACTTGGCCTGAATCTGGGTGAGCGCCGCATTGGTATCGTAGTTGAGCTTCAGGTGCACAGTGATCGTGCTCAGTCCCTGAGCGCTCGACGATTCCATGTAATCGATGCCATCGGCGCTGGCGATGACGCGCTCCAGCGGCGTGGTGATGAAGCCGCGCACCAGGTCGGCGTTGGCGCCCACGTAGATCGTGGAGACCTGGATCACCGCGATGTCGCTCCGTGGATACTGCCGCACGCTGAGGGAACGGATGGCCTGGAGCCCGGCAATGAGGATCACCAGGTTCACCACGATGGCCAGCACCGGCCGCTTGACGAACAGGTCAGTGAACTTCATCAGTTGTCCTCGGGGCGGGGCGCCGGATTGTTTGGAGGCTGGATCTTGTTATTGACCAGCACGGCGGCGCCGTTGCGCAGCTTGAACACTCCCGACGTGACCACTTCTTCGCCTGGCTGGACGCCGGAGGAAATACCGGCCTGGTCGCCGCGCGAGCTTTCCACCTTGACGAATTGCTGGCGAACGCCGCGATAGGGTTTTCCGTCAGGACCTTTCATGTCGGTGACGATGTAGACCGAGTCGCCAAAGGGGGCGTAACTGATGGCGGAGGCCGGCAGGGTAATCAGCGGACGGCTGCTGCCCACGCCGACCGTGACTTCCGCGAACATGCCGGGGCGGAGCCTGGCGCCCGGATTGCGAACGGTGGCCTGCACCTGAATGTTTCGCGTGGTTGCATCGACGATGGAGTCGAGCGCGGTGACTTCACCGGTGAACTCCGTGCCGGGAAGGTCGCCGGTGGTGAGGTGTATCTTCTCGCCCATCCGCAACTTTCCAATTGCTTCCTGCGGGACGCCGAAGTTCACATAGATGGGATCGAGCGACTGCAGCGAAACAATCGGGTTGCCGGCGGCAAGATACTGGCCGAGGTTCACCTGGCGAATGCCGAGCACGCCAGAGAAAGGCGCGCGAATTGTCTTACGCTGAATCGCGGCCTTGACCTCGCCCACGTTGGCTTCCGTCTGCTTCTGCTCGGCGGCCGCTCGGTCATAGTCCATGCGCGAAATCACGCCCTGGTCCGCGAGGGTCTGCGCCCGGGCGAAGTTCACCTTCGCCAGGTCGCGCTGCGCCTCCAGGGCAGCAAGTTGGGCGCGCTCCTGGCGCGTATCCAACTCGGCAAGCACTTCGCCCTCGCGTACCGTACGTCCGGATTCAAAGTGAATGGCCTGGACCGTGCCCGGCAAGTCGGCGCTTACCACAACGCCGTGGACTGCCTGTACGGTTCCGACCACGTTCAGCGTGGACGGCCACGTCTCCTGGCGCGCAACGATGGTGGTCACGGCTTCGGGCGGTGGCTGAAAGGCGCCGTTTTTCGCCGAAGCCTGCACCTCGCGGAACTTCACGAATCCCAAACTGCCCAGCACCGCCGCCGTGGCGACGAGCATCAGGAACATCCGTTTTGCCATACTTCCTCTTTTTCTGATAGATGGGCCGTCGTACCGGGCTTTCTTGTTGCTCTCGTATCAGATTTTCTGCACCTGGAAAAAGATGCAGAGCTTTCCGTCGCGCCGGCCGGCGCCCGTGGTCTTCCCCAGTCGCGCATCGGCGCTGCTATGCCTGAAAACGGGCGAGGGGCGCGGATTTCGACAAGATCATCATTATTTTAAGTTATGCCGGGGCAGAGCAATGCGTCGAGCAATGGGCCCAGGGTACAAGAGTTCCCACAATGGGCAGGCTTGGACCATCGGGCAGTTGAATTTGCCGCCGTCGCAGCCCGGAGTCTGCTGCCTTGGTTGAAGCGCAACACGCGGGCGCGTTAGACTGCCGCGCTCGCGGTTCGCAGGCGGAGCAGCAGCTCCGGTCAGCATCCCACACAAATCGTCCCAACGAGGGAACGAGATGCACACCATGCTTGTTGCAGTCGCGCTCCTGGCATTCGCGCAGGGCGCCGGCGCGCCGGAAAAGACAGCGGTGATGGCGACGGTCCAGAAATTCGTAGACCGCATCGATCCTGGCGGTGGCGCTGCAGCGCGCCGCGGGAGGATGGCGAATCGTTGCCTGGGCCTGGGCAAAGAACTGACCGGCTCGGCGTTCGCGCGCGAGGGAAGCGGCAGATTGGCGCGCAGGCGGGTGCTCGTCAGTTCAGCGGCGTCTCCTGGTTCAGCACGGCGACCCAGCGGTTTCCGCGTTTGATCCAGACCGACGCTTCGCGGACGGCGGTCGGCGGAACTTCTTTCCCGCCGAACGTGCCAGAGATTGTTGCCTTGTAGATTGCGATGGCTGTATTGGGCGATGGCGAGCGCACGCGGAAGTCGTCGATCGAATAACTCTTGATTTGCCGTGAGTCGACGCTGGCGATGTACTCGGCTCGCGTGCGGACGCCGGAGGTGAAGATCATCAGCGCGTCAGGAGCGACGAGCTTCTTGAAGGTTTCCATGTCGCGCTGCTTGGCCGCTTCCCACACGGCGGTTTCCTTGGCGAGGATCTCACCTCGAAGCGCGGCCAGTGCGGTTGTCGAAGGCGCAGATGCAGCGTGCTGTTGGCCGGCGGCGGATTCAGCCAACAGCATGCAAGCCACCAGCACGATCGAGTGTTGAAGCAGGACAGTCTCCCATCGTGCGCGTGCATTCCGATTCGCGCGCCGCATCCTAGAACGACACCTTCAGATCGAGCTGCACAAGGCGCGCGCCGCCGGTCCCGCCGGAGGTACGCATGTTGTTGAAGCTCGGGCTGCCGACGAACGAGTAGTTCTGCCCCATGCCGCCGTCAATGGCCAGCAGGTTCGCGGCGGTGAATTGCGGATGGTTGAACAGGTTGAAGAACTGCGCGCCAAACTGTAGCCGCGTCTGTTCGGTGAAGTTGATGTTCTTGGAGAGCGCGAAGTCCACGTTGCTGATGCCCGGAGCGCGCAGGCTGTTGCGGGTGGCAGTCGGAGGCGAGCCCACCTGCGCCTGCACGTAACGCGCGCTCGCGTTGTTGGCCAGGTACGCGACCGTTCCGCCGGTGGAATTTCGGATGGCGGTCACGGCTGAACCGGTGTCGCTGGTGGCATTGGGGTTCACGATGGTGCGCTGCACCTGGCTGTCGCCCGTTCCGGACGAGTTGGCCAGACTCAGAGCAGTGAACGGCTGCCCGGAGGAAGCGGCGTAGGTGAACGCCGTTGTCCAGTTGCCGAAAACGTTGTGCAGCAGTCCATTGCTGCTGCGGTACCAGGGCGTGTCCCAAACCAGCGAGGTGACGAAGCGGTGCGGGACGTCGAGCACGGAGACGCTCCGGTCAAGGTCCACGTTGCGGAAGTTCTGCGGCCGACGGGGATTCATAAAGCTGTTGAAGAACTCGTTGGTCGCGTTGTCGATGAACTTGCTCCAGGTGTAATTGGCGTTGAACTGGAAGCCGGCGGCGAAGCGGTGTTCGATGTCGAACGAGCCCGCGTCGTAGTTCGAGCTGCCGATCGGATAGTGCGTGGTCAGCAGGCCGGTGAAGCCAAACTGCGTAAAGGGCGCCACCGCCTTCGACAAAAACTGCGCCGACGTCGGCATGGTGTTCAGCACAGCTTGCGATGGAACTTCTGATGCGCTGAAGTACGTGGGCAGGAAGCCGCTGGTTGGCGCGACGGGCGC includes these proteins:
- a CDS encoding nuclear transport factor 2 family protein; this encodes MLLAESAAGQQHAASAPSTTALAALRGEILAKETAVWEAAKQRDMETFKKLVAPDALMIFTSGVRTRAEYIASVDSRQIKSYSIDDFRVRSPSPNTAIAIYKATISGTFGGKEVPPTAVREASVWIKRGNRWVAVLNQETPLN
- a CDS encoding efflux RND transporter periplasmic adaptor subunit, whose amino-acid sequence is MAKRMFLMLVATAAVLGSLGFVKFREVQASAKNGAFQPPPEAVTTIVARQETWPSTLNVVGTVQAVHGVVVSADLPGTVQAIHFESGRTVREGEVLAELDTRQERAQLAALEAQRDLAKVNFARAQTLADQGVISRMDYDRAAAEQKQTEANVGEVKAAIQRKTIRAPFSGVLGIRQVNLGQYLAAGNPIVSLQSLDPIYVNFGVPQEAIGKLRMGEKIHLTTGDLPGTEFTGEVTALDSIVDATTRNIQVQATVRNPGARLRPGMFAEVTVGVGSSRPLITLPASAISYAPFGDSVYIVTDMKGPDGKPYRGVRQQFVKVESSRGDQAGISSGVQPGEEVVTSGVFKLRNGAAVLVNNKIQPPNNPAPRPEDN
- a CDS encoding efflux RND transporter permease subunit; this translates as MKFTDLFVKRPVLAIVVNLVILIAGLQAIRSLSVRQYPRSDIAVIQVSTIYVGANADLVRGFITTPLERVIASADGIDYMESSSAQGLSTITVHLKLNYDTNAALTQIQAKLAQVR